A DNA window from Candidatus Zixiibacteriota bacterium contains the following coding sequences:
- a CDS encoding NAD(P)/FAD-dependent oxidoreductase: protein MTTHTTDIQNEIFDIIFIGAGPVAMYGMYYAGLRMTKFKAIDMLEEVGGGLMALYPEKYIYDVGGFPKVLAKELTRQLEIQATQYPHGLCLGEKVIHIIRGDDGIITITTTKGIHFGRTVIICAGLGAYIPKRLDIPNVQELEGSGVYYAVRKISDFHDKNVLVVGGGDSAFDYSMMLEPVAASITHIHRNDFFSAHEDSVRKVMNSSVRLKVPFWEVKQIVGDTWVREATIVQTRTGEEEILPVDAIIFNTGFLTNLGPIADWGLELEKNAIKVDSRMRTNIEGIYAAGDIVTYDGKLKLISTGFGEVAIAVNNAKHHIDPKAKVNPGHSTDKHEAVMKKLSAPKSISTVEPVEQTPKVEKRVEEI from the coding sequence ATGACGACGCATACTACTGACATACAGAACGAAATCTTCGATATAATTTTTATCGGCGCGGGCCCAGTTGCCATGTACGGTATGTACTATGCCGGACTTCGCATGACAAAATTCAAAGCGATCGATATGCTTGAAGAAGTCGGCGGCGGACTGATGGCGCTCTATCCCGAGAAATATATCTATGATGTCGGCGGTTTCCCAAAGGTTCTGGCCAAAGAGCTGACCCGCCAGCTCGAAATTCAGGCCACCCAGTATCCTCATGGCCTCTGCCTGGGTGAAAAAGTCATTCACATCATTCGCGGGGACGACGGCATCATTACTATAACTACTACAAAAGGAATTCATTTTGGCCGGACTGTTATAATATGCGCGGGACTCGGGGCGTATATTCCAAAACGACTTGATATTCCGAATGTGCAGGAACTCGAAGGTTCAGGAGTTTACTATGCCGTCCGCAAAATAAGCGATTTTCATGACAAGAACGTGCTGGTCGTGGGCGGTGGAGATTCAGCTTTCGATTATTCGATGATGCTTGAGCCAGTAGCGGCATCCATCACGCATATTCATCGCAATGATTTTTTTAGCGCTCACGAAGACTCCGTGCGCAAGGTGATGAATAGTTCAGTCCGACTGAAAGTCCCATTCTGGGAAGTGAAGCAAATTGTTGGCGACACCTGGGTTCGTGAGGCAACAATAGTCCAGACCCGGACTGGTGAGGAAGAAATTCTACCGGTGGATGCCATAATTTTCAACACGGGCTTTTTGACTAATCTGGGTCCGATTGCCGACTGGGGATTGGAACTTGAGAAGAACGCCATCAAAGTTGATTCACGCATGAGGACAAATATCGAGGGGATTTACGCCGCTGGAGATATTGTCACCTATGATGGTAAACTCAAACTGATTTCGACCGGATTTGGAGAAGTTGCGATCGCGGTTAATAATGCCAAACATCATATCGATCCAAAGGCAAAAGTAAATCCGGGACATTCGACCGATAAACATGAAGCCGTTATGAAGAAACTTTCCGCGCCGAAAAGCATTTCTACTGTTGAACCTGTTGAACAGACGCCAAAAGTAGAAAAAAGAGTAGAGGAGATTTAA
- a CDS encoding DUF3566 domain-containing protein yields MRYEMKSVNVWSFIKVAFFVNLVLGFVAGILTAVFFGFIAAMMAYIPGGMDLSELDSGEPTSGIMIIILPFMTAFFAGVFYTLLEVVVVVTYNLVAKMVGGFELTLTPVTSDEPYRLGPMYAQSMPVNPYTPPSASSTPPNPPIVPPATGENL; encoded by the coding sequence ATGCGTTATGAGATGAAATCGGTGAATGTTTGGTCATTCATCAAAGTCGCATTTTTTGTGAATCTTGTATTGGGTTTCGTTGCCGGTATTCTGACCGCCGTGTTTTTTGGCTTTATTGCAGCTATGATGGCCTACATTCCAGGGGGGATGGATCTCTCTGAATTGGATTCCGGCGAACCAACATCGGGAATAATGATTATCATATTGCCCTTTATGACAGCGTTTTTTGCCGGTGTCTTCTACACCCTCCTCGAAGTTGTCGTTGTGGTGACATATAACCTTGTCGCCAAAATGGTTGGCGGATTTGAATTAACACTTACACCTGTGACCAGCGATGAGCCGTATCGTCTGGGGCCGATGTACGCGCAGTCGATGCCTGTTAATCCCTATACCCCGCCCTCGGCGAGTTCTACTCCTCCAAATCCTCCCATTGTCCCGCCTGCGACTGGGGAAAATCTTTAG
- the gltX gene encoding glutamate--tRNA ligase: MTFPPTAPPRVRIAPSPSGYLHVGTGRTAIFNYLFARHFGGKFLIRIEDTDVERSDPAMVEPILNALKWLGLEWDEDIVYQSSRLETYKKFANKLLESGHGYRCFCSPAQLGAEREAAMASKQAPRYNRRCLKLTKDEIDAKLKAGEQFAIRIQIPPGETSYDDMVAGVITRQNDDIEDLVVARSDSSPTYNLAVVVDDHEMGITHVIRGNDHISNTFKQIQIYRALGFDVPRFGHVPLILRPDKKKVSKRLGDKDVAEYRNEGIIPEAMFNFLCLLGWSPKSDQEIFTITELIKIFDPTHFNSSNAVFDEEKLVSFNKSHLQLKTDEELASLITPLFVEAGLISQASLQSQLPYIKTVAGLLKERVRRLTDFLSLGSYFFKFDCRYDPEAEAKQFSTASAELLSAFAEKLEALPLFDHASIEQALTSLAEERGVKKAAFIHPTRLAVSGISVGPSLYDMIAVLGKPIVVERLKKTVDYIASKA, from the coding sequence ATGACATTTCCGCCAACCGCGCCCCCCAGAGTTCGCATTGCGCCCTCACCGTCAGGCTATCTGCATGTAGGAACCGGCCGCACAGCTATTTTTAACTATCTTTTCGCTCGTCATTTTGGAGGCAAATTTTTGATACGGATAGAAGATACCGATGTCGAGCGGTCAGATCCGGCTATGGTTGAGCCAATCCTCAATGCACTAAAATGGCTTGGATTAGAATGGGATGAGGATATCGTCTACCAGTCCTCACGGCTTGAGACATATAAGAAATTCGCCAATAAGTTGCTCGAGTCCGGTCATGGCTATCGCTGTTTTTGCTCACCAGCTCAGCTTGGGGCGGAGCGCGAAGCCGCGATGGCCTCCAAGCAAGCTCCAAGATATAATCGTCGTTGTCTCAAATTGACCAAGGACGAAATTGATGCGAAACTGAAGGCCGGTGAGCAGTTTGCAATCCGTATACAAATCCCACCCGGTGAGACCAGTTATGATGACATGGTGGCGGGCGTTATCACACGGCAGAACGACGACATCGAAGATTTAGTGGTAGCGCGATCCGATAGTTCACCAACGTATAACCTTGCTGTGGTCGTCGACGACCATGAAATGGGCATTACCCATGTAATCCGTGGCAACGACCATATTTCAAATACCTTCAAGCAGATCCAAATCTATCGCGCTCTCGGTTTCGATGTGCCGCGATTTGGCCATGTGCCGTTGATTCTTAGGCCAGACAAGAAAAAGGTCTCGAAACGGCTTGGAGATAAAGATGTCGCAGAATATCGCAACGAAGGCATTATACCCGAGGCGATGTTTAACTTTCTGTGTCTGCTGGGTTGGTCGCCAAAGAGCGATCAGGAGATATTCACGATAACTGAATTGATTAAAATATTTGATCCGACCCATTTTAATTCCTCCAATGCCGTTTTTGACGAGGAGAAGCTCGTATCTTTTAACAAATCTCATCTTCAGTTAAAAACAGATGAGGAACTTGCTAGCCTCATAACCCCGCTCTTTGTCGAGGCCGGACTTATTTCACAAGCGTCACTTCAGTCACAGCTTCCCTATATCAAAACAGTAGCGGGGTTGCTCAAAGAACGTGTGCGCCGTCTGACTGATTTTCTCAGCCTCGGCAGTTATTTTTTCAAATTCGACTGTCGTTATGATCCTGAAGCTGAGGCCAAACAGTTCTCCACGGCATCCGCTGAACTGCTCTCTGCTTTCGCCGAGAAACTTGAGGCGCTTCCGCTATTTGACCATGCCTCAATTGAGCAGGCATTGACCTCACTTGCCGAAGAACGCGGCGTAAAAAAGGCCGCTTTTATCCATCCGACGCGACTGGCTGTCTCAGGAATCTCTGTTGGGCCGAGTTTGTATGATATGATAGCTGTCCTTGGCAAACCTATTGTTGTTGAACGGCTAAAAAAAACAGTTGATTATATTGCATCCAAAGCATGA
- the ppdK gene encoding pyruvate, phosphate dikinase, with translation MKPKGESRPAPDKKYYYFFGSGKADGDASMKDLLGGKGANLAEMVIAGLPVPPGFTISTDVCRLFYDHGMSVPKSIDAELSKSVALIEKASGKKFGDPKNPLLVSVRSGSKFSMPGMMDTILNLGLNPETVEGLATLTDNERFALDNYRRLIQMFGGVVLGIDKEQFEEVITKKKKERRIKQDSSLQPIDLKDIIKRFKQIVERKSGEKFPDDPMTQLRMARDAIFRSWNNPRAITYRRLENIPSEIGTAVTVQAMVFGNMGNSSGTGVGFTRNPSTGEKEFYGEFLINAQGEDVVAGIRTPQPIKELGTEMPQIYKQLQQITTRLEKHYKDIQDFEFTIQEGELYMLQTRNGQRAVGAAVRIAVDMVKEKLLTKEEALLRIDPLMLDQLLHPSIDPKAKVDVIAKGLAASPGAASGKVYFSAEDVVKFGTKTNTILVREETNPDDIEGMNVAVGFLTSRGGMTSHAAVVARGMGKCCVTGAETVRVNSIKKMFQVGRLSVKEGEVITLNGSTGEIILGEVPTIEPELTKEFTELMAWADEYRTLKVRANADIPRDAQKAIQFGAEGIGLCRTEHMFFAEDRVALVQKMILAETPEVRQEALEKLLPMQKKDFKGLFEVMAGFPVTIRTLDPPLHEFLPKKEDIEHRLANLNVKADDYEEELAALQHTLKRINELAETNPMLGHRGCRLGIVYPEITEMQVKAILLAALDVQKNNEKTVIPEIMIPLVGHANEFKDQKEVVERVANEIIGKSKLKNFTYSIGTMIEIPRAALIADKIAEDAEFFSYGTNDLTQMTMGFSRDDAGKFLGHYLTKGILPFDPFVSIDVEGVGQLIKMSKDRGKSTRPNLKVGVCGEHGGDPKSIEFWNEIGLDYISCSPYRVPIARLAAAQAAIRHKEETKKKKKEHA, from the coding sequence ATCAAACCAAAAGGCGAAAGCCGGCCGGCTCCGGACAAAAAGTATTATTACTTTTTCGGGAGTGGAAAAGCCGATGGGGATGCTTCGATGAAGGACCTTCTTGGCGGTAAAGGCGCAAATTTGGCCGAAATGGTTATCGCCGGACTTCCGGTTCCTCCCGGGTTTACGATCAGTACCGATGTCTGCCGCCTTTTTTATGATCACGGAATGAGTGTCCCAAAATCGATTGATGCCGAATTGTCCAAATCGGTTGCCCTGATTGAAAAAGCTTCAGGCAAAAAGTTCGGCGACCCCAAAAATCCACTTCTTGTGTCGGTCCGGTCAGGCTCAAAATTTTCAATGCCGGGTATGATGGATACGATTCTTAACCTCGGCCTGAATCCCGAGACTGTTGAAGGTCTGGCAACTCTTACAGACAACGAGCGCTTTGCGCTGGATAATTATCGCAGACTGATTCAAATGTTCGGCGGAGTCGTATTGGGTATTGATAAGGAGCAATTTGAAGAGGTCATCACCAAGAAGAAAAAAGAGCGTCGGATAAAGCAGGACAGCTCGCTTCAGCCGATTGACTTGAAAGATATCATCAAAAGATTTAAACAGATCGTCGAGCGCAAGTCAGGCGAAAAATTTCCCGATGATCCCATGACCCAGCTTCGCATGGCCCGCGATGCTATTTTTCGATCCTGGAATAATCCTCGAGCGATCACCTACCGACGTCTTGAAAACATTCCATCGGAAATCGGAACTGCCGTGACGGTTCAAGCGATGGTGTTCGGCAACATGGGCAACAGCTCGGGAACAGGAGTTGGGTTCACACGTAACCCTTCGACTGGCGAAAAGGAATTCTATGGAGAGTTTCTCATAAACGCGCAAGGGGAAGATGTTGTCGCCGGAATTCGCACACCTCAGCCTATCAAAGAGCTCGGCACCGAAATGCCGCAGATATACAAACAGCTCCAACAGATTACAACCCGCCTCGAAAAGCACTACAAAGACATCCAGGATTTCGAATTTACCATCCAAGAAGGTGAGCTGTATATGCTCCAGACGCGTAACGGCCAGCGGGCAGTCGGCGCGGCGGTGCGAATTGCAGTCGATATGGTAAAGGAGAAACTACTTACAAAGGAAGAGGCTCTGTTGCGGATTGACCCGCTTATGCTTGATCAGTTGCTCCATCCAAGCATTGATCCAAAGGCAAAGGTTGATGTGATAGCCAAAGGACTCGCCGCTTCGCCAGGCGCCGCCTCGGGTAAGGTTTATTTTTCAGCTGAGGATGTTGTCAAGTTCGGGACCAAAACCAATACGATACTCGTTCGCGAAGAAACAAATCCCGATGACATTGAAGGTATGAATGTCGCTGTGGGATTTCTGACATCGCGCGGAGGAATGACTTCGCATGCCGCGGTTGTCGCTCGCGGAATGGGCAAATGTTGTGTGACTGGAGCCGAGACGGTGAGAGTTAACTCTATCAAGAAGATGTTCCAGGTCGGACGACTTTCGGTCAAAGAGGGGGAGGTCATAACCCTTAATGGGTCGACCGGTGAAATTATACTTGGCGAAGTACCGACCATTGAGCCGGAATTGACCAAAGAATTTACCGAGCTTATGGCTTGGGCAGATGAGTACCGCACATTGAAAGTCCGAGCGAATGCTGATATTCCAAGAGACGCCCAAAAAGCTATTCAATTTGGAGCTGAAGGAATTGGATTGTGCCGCACCGAGCACATGTTTTTCGCCGAAGACAGGGTGGCCCTTGTCCAAAAGATGATTTTGGCCGAGACACCCGAGGTACGTCAGGAGGCATTGGAGAAACTACTTCCCATGCAGAAGAAGGATTTTAAAGGCCTCTTTGAAGTAATGGCCGGATTTCCAGTTACAATCAGAACCCTTGACCCGCCTTTGCATGAGTTTCTACCCAAGAAGGAAGATATCGAACATCGTCTGGCAAATCTCAATGTCAAGGCCGATGACTACGAGGAGGAATTGGCGGCTTTGCAGCACACACTGAAGCGAATCAACGAGTTGGCTGAGACAAATCCAATGCTCGGCCATCGCGGATGCCGGCTCGGTATTGTTTATCCTGAGATTACCGAGATGCAAGTCAAGGCCATCCTGTTGGCGGCGCTGGATGTCCAGAAGAATAACGAGAAGACGGTCATCCCTGAGATAATGATTCCATTAGTCGGTCATGCCAACGAATTCAAAGACCAAAAAGAAGTTGTTGAGCGTGTGGCGAATGAAATAATTGGAAAATCGAAACTCAAGAATTTTACATATTCTATCGGGACAATGATTGAAATTCCTCGTGCGGCCCTTATTGCGGACAAAATTGCCGAGGATGCTGAGTTCTTCAGCTATGGCACAAATGACCTGACGCAGATGACGATGGGATTTTCACGCGACGATGCCGGGAAATTTCTGGGGCATTATCTTACGAAGGGAATACTCCCTTTTGATCCGTTTGTGTCAATAGATGTCGAGGGAGTTGGACAGCTTATCAAAATGAGTAAAGATCGCGGCAAGTCAACTCGGCCCAATTTGAAAGTCGGCGTGTGCGGGGAACATGGCGGGGATCCAAAATCGATTGAATTCTGGAATGAAATTGGACTTGACTATATTTCCTGTTCTCCCTATCGGGTGCCGATAGCGCGACTTGCCGCGGCCCAGGCGGCCATCCGTCATAAAGAGGAGACAAAGAAAAAGAAAAAGGAACACGCTTAG
- the nadA gene encoding quinolinate synthase NadA, producing MYFSLPKEYREAGVDELKARIKDARVKLGKRLIILAHHYQRVEVVAHADHIGDSYGLSKIAAEQKEAEYIVFAGVHFMAESADILTEDNQSVFLPNPLAGCPMADMAEIADVMEAWEYLRPFGAEKNIMPVSYMNTAAGLKAFTGRYGGVICTSSNAVGALKYSLDRKEKIFFFPDENLGYNTAIKYGIPKDQIVLWDFSRNGGGLTDEQITRAKVILWKGHCHVHTNFTADHVAQVRKDHPGIKIVVHPECLPSVVDVADASGSTKFIVDYCVQAPAGSIIAIGTEINLIHRMALEHPDKRIFELSGQTCPVCANMYRTTLNDMAYTLEHIADIKPVRVSEPNKSQAKLALERMLEIG from the coding sequence ATGTATTTTTCGCTGCCAAAAGAATATCGTGAAGCCGGAGTCGATGAGCTAAAAGCGCGCATTAAAGATGCGCGAGTCAAACTCGGCAAGAGGCTGATTATCCTTGCCCACCATTATCAGCGAGTGGAGGTGGTCGCCCATGCCGATCATATCGGCGATTCTTACGGCTTGTCCAAGATTGCCGCTGAGCAAAAAGAGGCTGAATACATAGTCTTTGCCGGTGTTCATTTTATGGCTGAGTCGGCTGATATTCTCACTGAGGACAACCAAAGCGTTTTTCTGCCGAACCCGCTTGCCGGATGTCCTATGGCTGATATGGCAGAAATAGCCGATGTGATGGAGGCCTGGGAGTATCTGAGACCATTCGGGGCTGAAAAAAATATCATGCCGGTCAGTTATATGAATACTGCCGCCGGACTTAAAGCGTTTACTGGGCGTTATGGCGGAGTAATCTGTACCTCGTCAAATGCTGTCGGCGCCCTCAAATATTCGCTGGATAGGAAGGAAAAGATTTTCTTTTTCCCAGATGAGAATCTTGGTTATAACACTGCGATCAAATATGGTATTCCGAAAGATCAAATTGTCTTGTGGGACTTTTCACGCAATGGCGGCGGATTAACCGACGAGCAGATCACCCGCGCTAAAGTTATTCTCTGGAAAGGTCACTGTCATGTTCATACCAATTTTACAGCCGACCATGTCGCTCAGGTTCGGAAAGACCATCCCGGTATAAAAATCGTTGTTCATCCTGAATGCCTGCCTTCGGTTGTCGATGTCGCCGATGCCAGCGGCAGCACAAAGTTTATTGTCGACTATTGCGTGCAAGCCCCTGCAGGTTCTATCATTGCAATTGGCACGGAAATAAATCTAATCCACCGCATGGCGCTCGAACATCCTGATAAAAGGATATTTGAGTTGAGCGGGCAGACCTGTCCGGTGTGCGCGAATATGTACCGCACAACTCTCAATGACATGGCATACACACTGGAGCATATTGCCGATATAAAGCCGGTCCGTGTCTCCGAGCCGAATAAATCTCAGGCAAAGCTGGCGCTTGAGAGAATGCTGGAGATAGGGTAG